The following coding sequences lie in one Cotesia glomerata isolate CgM1 linkage group LG5, MPM_Cglom_v2.3, whole genome shotgun sequence genomic window:
- the LOC123265202 gene encoding mitochondrial fission 1 protein — MENILNEVVSSEDLKKFEKIYNEQLTTSQVTQKAQFEYAWCLVRSRYPADVRKGIVLLEDLFNNHKDCEKRDCLYYLAIGNARIKEYTKALHYLRGFLQVEPNNKQVQDLEACIRKKMEKEGLIGMAVAGGVIVGLASILGLGIAMAKKS; from the exons ATGGAAAATATTCTAAATGAGGTTGTGTCGTCAGAAGACTTAAAA aaatttgaaaaaatttacaatgaacAGCTGACAACCTCACAAGTTACTCAAAAAGCACAATTCGAGTACGCATGGTGTCTGGTGAGAAGTAGGTACCCTGCGGATGTTAGAAAAGGAATTGTTTTGTTGGAAGATTTGtttaataatcataaagaTTGTGAAAAAAGAGATTGTCTTTATTATTTAGCTATTGGAAATGCTCGCATcaag gagTATACAAAAGCGCTTCATTATTTACGAGGATTTTTACAAGTAGAACCTAACAACAAACAAGTACAAGATTTAGAAGCTtgtatcagaaaaaaaatggaaaaag aGGGTCTAATTGGAATGGCAGTAGCTGGTGGAGTAATAGTTGGACTAGCAAGTATTCTTGGTCTTGGTATTGCAATGGCAAAGAAATCTTAG